One Helianthus annuus cultivar XRQ/B chromosome 12, HanXRQr2.0-SUNRISE, whole genome shotgun sequence genomic region harbors:
- the LOC110896080 gene encoding uncharacterized protein LOC110896080 has product MKKTFDRRGVALLLLVFNLIIHNVSASIKPHQGSVFSGRSRMLRKVSSAPPPPKLGKIKSYVFLRPPPPPLSTLQISGIDSSLRTVRRGSPPAPKPSRPRNFFIFPSPPPPCRHHHQHGCINDLQSATSHHHHHHRKVLKDHQHYVGLKLSFEPPILKPILEDDSTAAQLKLHFFFFSYPCYLSISSRRN; this is encoded by the exons ATGAAGAAGACTTTTGACCGAAGAGGAGTTGCTCTATTATTGCTTGTGTTTAATCTAATCATTCATAATGTTTCTGCTTCAATCAAACCACATCAAG GAAGTGTATTTTCTGGTAGGAGTAGAATGCTTAGAAAGGTGTCGTCAGCGCCGCCGCCGCCAAAGCTAGGTAAAATTAAGAGTTATGTGTTTCTTCGTCCGCCTCCGCCGCCACTATCAACGCTACAAATCAGCGGCATAGATTCAAGTTTGCGTACGGTACGTAGGGGTTCACCCCCGGCACCAAAGCCAAGTCGACCACGGAATTTCTTTATATTTCCTTCACCGCCTCCCccctgccgccaccaccaccagcaCGGATGCATAAACGACCTTCAAAGTGCAAcgtcccaccaccaccaccaccaccggaaAGTACTTAAAGATCATCAACATT ATGTGGGTTTGAAGTTGTCATTCGAACCTCCCATACTCAAGCCAATCCTGGAAGACGATTCCACTGCTGCCCAATTGAAGttgcatttttttttcttttcctatCCATGCTACCTAAGTATATCTTCTCGTCGAAATTAA